The Nicotiana tabacum cultivar K326 chromosome 14, ASM71507v2, whole genome shotgun sequence genome contains a region encoding:
- the LOC107764639 gene encoding geraniol 8-hydroxylase-like codes for MDYYTLVLGSIFALSFLYILAKILRKASKKLPPGPKPWPIIGNLHLLGQKPHISLANLAKIYGPIMSLKLGQITTIVISSSTMAKQVLKNQDQVFSTRFIPNALKAHNHYKFSVAWLPVCPQWRTLRRILNTNLLSANRLDSNQHLRSQKLKELLAYCVKCSQEDEVVDIGQVAFKTNLNLLSNTLFSKDLADPFSDSKVELKDVIWGIMVEIGKPNLVDFFPILEKIDPQGIRRRATFYFGKLIKLFDGLINERLWEKSRFSSVKTDVLEDFLNITEENPHEINHNHIKSMFLDLFGAGTDTTTSTLEWAMAEIIRQPEIMKKAQAELAEVIGKGKIVEEADVSQLPYLQCVIKETLRMHPPVPFLVPRKVEQDVELYDYIIPKGSQVLVNVWAIGRDSTFWEDPLVFKPERFWSSNMDMRGQDFELIPFGAGRRICPGLPLALRMVPVMFGSLLNSFNWKLEAGIAPTDLDMEGKFGITLAKAHPLRAIPSPI; via the exons ATGGATTACTATACACTTGtgttgggatcaatttttgccttgAGTTTTCTTTATATTCTCGCCAAAATACTCAGAAAAGCCAGCAAAAAACTTCCACCAGGGCCAAAACCATGGCCGATTATAGGAAACCTTCACTTATTAGGTCAAAAACCTCATATATCACTAGCCAATCTTGCAAAAATCTATGGTCCAATTATGAGTTTAAAACTTGGCCAAATTACTACAATTGTCATTTCTTCTTCAACCATGGCAAAACAAGTCCTTAAAAATCAAGATCAAGTATTTTCCACTAGATTTATTCCTAATGCCCTAAAAGCACATAACCATTACAAATTTTCTGTGGCATGGCTTCCTGTTTGTCCTCAATGGCGAACGCTTCGACGAATCTTGAACACCAACCTCCTCTCTGCTAATAGGCTTGATTCAAATCAACATCTAAGATCTCAAAAGCTGAAAGAATTGCTTGCTTATTGTGTAAAATGTAGTCAAGAAGATGAAGTTGTGGATATAGGTCAAGTTGCTTTCAAGACTAATCTCAATTTGTTGTCAAACACCCTTTTCTCTAAGGACTTGGCTGACCCCTTTTCGGATTCAAAG GTTGAGCTGAAGGATGTGATTTGGGGCATTATGGTTGAGATTGGGAAGCCTAATCTAGTAGATTTTTTCCCTATACTTGAAAAGATTGATCCTCAAGGTATAAGGCGTCGTGCAACATTTTATTTTGGTAAATTAATTAAGCTTTTTGATGGTTTGATCAACGAGAGATTATGGGAAAAGAGTAGATTTAGCAGTGTAAAGACTGATGTTTTGGAAGATTTTCTCAATATCACCGAAGAAAACCCTCATGAGATCAATCATAATCACATCAAGTCTATGTTCCTG GACCTATTTGGTGCGGGAACTGATACAACCACAAGCACATTAGAATGGGCAATGGCAGAAATAATTAGACAACCAGAAATAATGAAAAAAGCACAAGCTGAGCTTGCAGAAGTCattggaaaaggaaaaatagtagAAGAAGCTGATGTTTCCCAACTTCCTTACTTGCAATGCGTTATCAAAGAAACCTTAAGAATGCACCCACCCGTTCCGTTCTTAGTCCCGCGTAAAGTAGAGCAGGATGTTGAATTGTATGACTATATCATCCCGAAGGGGTCACAGGTACTAGTCAACGTGTGGGCAATTGGTCGAGATTCTACTTTTTGGGAGGATCCTTTAGTATTTAAACCTGAGAGGTTTTGGAGTTCGAATATGGATATGCGAGGGCAAGATTTTGAATTGATTCCGTTTGGTGCTGGTCGAAGAATATGCCCTGGCTTGCCATTGGCATTGAGAATGGTTCCGGTAATGTTTGGCTCGCTATTGAATTCCTTCAATTGGAAGCTTGAGGCAGGAATTGCACCAACGGATTTGGATATGGAGGGGAAGTTTGGTATCACCTTAGCCAAAGCCCATCCTTTGCGAGCTATCCCATCTCCGATTTAG